The proteins below are encoded in one region of Clostridium fermenticellae:
- the vorB gene encoding 3-methyl-2-oxobutanoate dehydrogenase subunit VorB: MRQVLMKGNEAMAEAAIRAGCRFYSGYPITPQTEILEYMSWRMEEAGGDFIQTESELSGINMLLGASAAGARVMATSSGPGFTLFQEGISYLVAADLPAVIVDVMRYGNGLGDVGQSQGDYWQLTRGGGHGDYRTIVLAPNSVQENADLVCLAFDLAEKYRHPVLIGSDAAIGQMVEKVELPEMKEHNIDKYEWSIKGCKKGDIQRKITNKLYYIDNYDSYLINKYKEIELNEQRWESIQIEDAEVVLIAYGISSRVCIEAVETARKQGIKLGLIRVITLWPFPVEAFKELSGCCKALMSVEMNILGQMVDDVILATGNKYHVYSYATVKEVPETDIIIGKVKDILANKEV; this comes from the coding sequence ATGAGACAAGTGTTGATGAAAGGTAATGAAGCAATGGCTGAAGCTGCTATTAGAGCTGGTTGTAGATTTTATAGTGGATATCCTATTACACCACAGACTGAAATATTGGAATATATGTCCTGGCGAATGGAAGAAGCAGGTGGAGATTTTATACAAACTGAATCAGAATTATCAGGGATAAATATGCTGCTTGGTGCATCTGCAGCAGGAGCCAGAGTTATGGCTACATCATCGGGACCAGGTTTTACATTATTTCAGGAGGGAATATCTTACCTGGTAGCTGCTGATCTTCCGGCAGTAATTGTTGATGTAATGAGATATGGAAACGGATTGGGAGATGTTGGACAAAGTCAGGGAGATTACTGGCAGCTTACAAGAGGTGGTGGACATGGAGATTATAGAACTATAGTATTAGCTCCAAATTCTGTCCAGGAGAACGCAGATCTTGTATGCCTAGCATTTGATCTGGCAGAAAAATACAGACACCCTGTTCTTATTGGGTCAGATGCAGCAATCGGCCAAATGGTAGAAAAAGTGGAACTGCCAGAAATGAAAGAACATAATATTGATAAATATGAATGGTCTATAAAAGGGTGCAAAAAAGGAGATATTCAAAGAAAAATAACGAACAAACTATATTATATCGATAATTATGACTCATATTTGATCAATAAATACAAGGAAATTGAACTAAATGAACAAAGATGGGAGTCAATACAGATAGAAGATGCGGAGGTTGTATTGATTGCTTACGGAATAAGTTCCAGGGTTTGTATTGAAGCTGTTGAAACTGCAAGAAAGCAAGGTATAAAACTGGGTCTGATCAGAGTAATTACATTATGGCCGTTTCCGGTTGAAGCATTTAAAGAACTGTCAGGTTGCTGCAAGGCATTAATGAGTGTTGAAATGAACATCTTGGGCCAGATGGTTGATGATGTGATATTGGCTACAGGTAACAAATATCATGTTTACTCCTATGCTACAGTAAAAGAAGTGCCTGAAACAGATATTATAATTGGAAAAGTAAAAGACATATTAGCGAATAAGGAGGTATAA
- a CDS encoding GntR family transcriptional regulator, with translation MANYESLRDIVYKYISDKIQNGELQANEKISESSICKDLSISRTPAREALIQLAADNLIEYAPRRGFFVKEVSLKEKLDLYAVLACLDGYAATLAMDKLNDDDYKEMEHIVKEIDKTIKDKDYKLYNKLQFEFHNIYVSKCDNEKLKETLSGLEHSFIPVTYSNKNTEVLFKILKDVNKEHTFIIELFKKKESEKLEYFLREVHWAAKYLDMV, from the coding sequence TTGGCTAATTATGAGTCTTTAAGAGATATTGTTTATAAATACATTTCAGATAAAATTCAAAATGGTGAATTGCAAGCTAATGAAAAAATAAGTGAATCTTCTATATGCAAAGACTTATCCATCAGCAGGACACCAGCTAGGGAAGCACTAATACAGCTAGCTGCTGACAATTTAATTGAATATGCTCCGCGAAGGGGCTTCTTTGTTAAAGAAGTATCACTTAAGGAAAAGCTTGATCTTTATGCTGTTCTTGCTTGTTTGGATGGATATGCAGCTACATTAGCCATGGATAAATTAAATGATGATGACTACAAAGAAATGGAACATATAGTAAAAGAAATTGATAAAACAATTAAAGATAAGGATTATAAGTTATATAATAAATTGCAGTTTGAATTTCATAATATATATGTTTCGAAATGTGATAATGAAAAATTAAAAGAAACTTTGAGTGGTCTAGAACACAGTTTTATTCCTGTAACTTATTCTAATAAAAATACTGAAGTCCTTTTTAAAATCCTTAAGGATGTAAATAAAGAACACACTTTTATTATTGAACTTTTTAAGAAAAAGGAAAGTGAAAAATTAGAATATTTTTTAAGGGAAGTACATTGGGCAGCTAAATATCTTGATATGGTTTAA
- a CDS encoding APC family permease, with translation MNIKEGIDKQNSIELKRDLGLFTATAVVVGQMIGSGIFMTPQGLAELANPRASILAIIITGSGTMLLALCFAKMGEKMPLSGSAVVYTREAFGDLPAFFVGWSYWSGCWIANGAIILGGISYATYFFPSLAKNGFYKAIVCIFIIWLYTLINIRGIKEAGYVNLILTIVKLLPLLVFLAISIPHFNIGNLNTVSSPKTSGYTVLPVAIAYTLWSFTGFEGASMVAGEVKNVRNVRLATIIGTGLVFILYLLLIVVADGNLSQVKLAASRSPFSDIIYNVTGGYWVGGFISLGVCISAFGCVGAWILSSARIAYSLGEQELFPKIFSKLHSKYKTPYFGLIINAVLMSIVMFIGCITNQGSIYNFLVLFATMSLLVFYAFGAASEIMLFATREKPFNLASFMKDSMLGITAFAYAVYAIYGSGQDVVTYGFIFMLIGIPVYIYVKLKNEK, from the coding sequence ATGAATATTAAAGAAGGTATTGATAAACAAAATTCTATAGAATTAAAAAGGGATTTGGGATTATTTACTGCAACTGCTGTTGTAGTAGGACAGATGATTGGTTCTGGAATTTTTATGACTCCACAAGGACTTGCAGAGTTAGCAAATCCCAGGGCATCAATTTTGGCAATTATTATTACAGGAAGCGGTACTATGCTGTTAGCACTATGTTTTGCAAAAATGGGTGAAAAAATGCCGTTATCCGGTTCTGCCGTTGTATATACAAGAGAAGCTTTTGGAGATCTCCCTGCATTTTTTGTGGGATGGTCCTACTGGTCCGGATGCTGGATAGCAAATGGAGCAATTATATTAGGAGGAATAAGTTATGCAACTTATTTTTTCCCATCCCTTGCTAAAAATGGATTTTATAAAGCGATAGTTTGCATATTTATCATATGGCTATATACACTTATAAACATTAGAGGCATTAAAGAAGCGGGATATGTAAATTTAATTCTAACAATAGTAAAATTGTTACCTTTACTAGTATTTTTGGCTATATCCATACCTCATTTTAATATTGGCAACTTAAATACAGTATCTTCACCTAAAACTTCTGGATATACAGTACTACCTGTTGCAATTGCGTACACTCTCTGGTCTTTTACTGGATTTGAGGGAGCAAGTATGGTTGCGGGAGAAGTGAAAAATGTAAGGAATGTAAGACTGGCAACAATTATCGGTACAGGTTTGGTATTTATTTTATATTTATTGTTAATAGTAGTTGCTGATGGAAACTTATCACAGGTTAAGTTAGCTGCATCCAGGTCTCCTTTTTCAGATATTATATATAATGTTACCGGTGGTTATTGGGTAGGAGGATTCATATCTTTGGGAGTTTGCATTTCTGCTTTTGGTTGTGTTGGTGCATGGATATTATCTTCTGCAAGGATAGCTTACTCCCTTGGAGAGCAAGAACTATTTCCGAAAATATTCAGTAAATTGCACTCTAAATATAAAACGCCTTATTTTGGATTGATTATTAATGCAGTCCTCATGTCAATAGTTATGTTTATAGGTTGTATAACGAATCAGGGAAGTATTTATAATTTTTTAGTATTGTTTGCAACAATGTCACTGCTTGTGTTCTATGCTTTTGGTGCAGCTTCGGAAATAATGCTTTTTGCAACCAGGGAAAAGCCATTTAATTTAGCTTCTTTTATGAAAGATTCTATGCTTGGGATTACAGCTTTTGCTTATGCTGTATATGCAATATATGGATCTGGTCAAGATGTTGTAACATATGGGTTTATATTTATGCTGATAGGAATACCAGTTTATATATATGTTAAATTAAAAAATGAAAAATGA
- a CDS encoding thioredoxin domain-containing protein codes for MIYEKSPYLLQHAYNPVNWYPWGEEAFEKARLENKPIFLSIGYSSCHWCHVMEKESFESDDVAGILNKNFVAVKVDREERPDIDSIYMKVCEGLTGGGGWPLTIIMTPDQKPFFAATYLPKNNKRGMQGLMSVLESAGTAWDDNKKDLEKMGSSIVNILNDKGEKEKQKLSYDFIKSAFTHFKQNFDELYGGFGRMPKFPMPHNLMFLLRYWYINKDEFALQMVQKTLDLMYNGGIYDHVGYGFSRYSTDRKWLIPHFEKMLYDNALLSIVYLEMYQIKKDKKYAKICNDIFTYILRDMTSEYGGFYSSEDADSEGYEGKFYLWSKDEIDSILGTESSKRFCRIFGVTEQGNFNGKNILNLKDDTVLCNGDVFTKECLNKLFEYREKRVHPHKDDKILTSWNGLMIAAMAIGGRVLKNSNYTDAAIKSAKFIFDNLTREDGRLLSRYRSGEASFLGYADDYAFLIWGLIELYETTYDEFYLKKALDINRDMFKYFWDYEEGGFFIYGKDGENLITRPKEIYDGAIPSGNSVEAFNLIRLSRITSNIKFEEKAVELLSVFSGELKSFPQGYSFSMMALMSESVSSMEVIIVSLNDYMSKKMVDSINSEFRPFMVSMLKDKYNTLDCIIPFSENYSSVQGRSTAYVCQNFACKLPVTNIDDFENLIGK; via the coding sequence TTGATTTATGAAAAATCTCCATATTTACTACAACATGCGTATAATCCAGTAAACTGGTATCCATGGGGAGAAGAGGCATTTGAGAAAGCACGGCTTGAAAATAAACCTATTTTTTTGTCTATAGGTTATAGCAGCTGCCATTGGTGTCATGTAATGGAGAAAGAATCGTTTGAAAGTGATGATGTAGCCGGAATTTTAAATAAGAATTTTGTTGCAGTCAAGGTTGATAGAGAAGAAAGACCTGATATAGATAGTATATATATGAAGGTATGTGAAGGTCTTACTGGAGGCGGAGGATGGCCGCTTACAATTATTATGACACCAGATCAGAAACCTTTTTTTGCTGCGACTTATCTGCCTAAAAACAATAAAAGAGGAATGCAGGGGTTAATGAGTGTACTTGAGAGTGCAGGTACAGCATGGGATGATAATAAAAAGGATTTAGAAAAAATGGGTTCAAGTATAGTCAATATACTGAATGATAAAGGTGAGAAGGAAAAGCAAAAATTATCTTATGATTTTATAAAAAGTGCATTTACACACTTTAAACAAAATTTTGATGAGTTATATGGAGGTTTTGGAAGGATGCCCAAATTTCCAATGCCACATAATTTAATGTTTTTATTGAGGTATTGGTATATAAACAAAGATGAATTTGCCTTGCAAATGGTGCAGAAAACTTTGGATCTTATGTACAATGGAGGAATATATGATCATGTTGGCTATGGATTTAGCAGATATTCTACAGATAGAAAATGGCTTATTCCTCATTTTGAAAAGATGTTATATGATAATGCCTTATTATCAATAGTGTATCTTGAGATGTACCAGATAAAAAAAGATAAGAAATATGCTAAAATATGTAATGATATTTTTACATACATTTTAAGAGATATGACGTCTGAATATGGAGGATTTTATTCTTCTGAAGATGCTGATTCTGAAGGATACGAAGGTAAATTCTATTTATGGAGTAAAGATGAAATAGATAGTATACTTGGGACAGAAAGCAGTAAAAGATTTTGTAGAATTTTTGGCGTCACTGAACAAGGTAACTTTAATGGTAAAAATATACTTAACTTAAAAGATGATACTGTGCTTTGTAATGGTGATGTTTTTACTAAAGAGTGTCTAAATAAATTATTTGAATACAGAGAAAAGAGAGTTCATCCGCATAAAGATGATAAAATTTTGACATCATGGAATGGGCTTATGATTGCAGCTATGGCAATTGGTGGAAGGGTTCTTAAAAATAGTAATTATACTGATGCTGCCATAAAGTCTGCTAAATTTATATTTGATAATTTAACTAGAGAGGATGGCCGCCTGCTTTCAAGATATAGATCTGGTGAAGCGTCATTTTTAGGATATGCCGATGATTATGCATTTCTAATATGGGGCCTAATAGAATTATATGAAACAACATATGATGAATTTTATTTAAAGAAAGCACTTGATATAAATCGTGATATGTTTAAATATTTTTGGGATTATGAAGAAGGAGGTTTTTTTATATATGGAAAAGATGGTGAGAATCTGATAACAAGGCCTAAGGAAATATATGATGGGGCAATACCATCCGGCAATTCAGTAGAAGCTTTTAATCTGATAAGATTATCACGCATAACGTCTAATATTAAATTTGAGGAAAAAGCAGTTGAGCTTTTGTCAGTTTTTTCAGGTGAATTAAAAAGCTTTCCTCAAGGATATTCTTTTTCCATGATGGCACTTATGTCTGAAAGTGTGTCCAGCATGGAAGTAATTATAGTATCTTTGAATGACTATATGTCTAAAAAGATGGTTGACAGCATAAATAGTGAGTTTAGACCATTTATGGTTTCGATGTTAAAGGATAAATATAATACACTTGATTGTATAATTCCTTTTTCAGAAAATTACTCTTCGGTGCAAGGAAGGTCGACAGCATATGTATGTCAAAATTTTGCGTGTAAATTACCTGTCACAAATATAGATGATTTTGAGAATTTAATTGGTAAATAA
- a CDS encoding DUF4397 domain-containing protein, translated as MFYCPYACTINNYYREVQTNSSIRIFNAAQGISNVDIYANGNLIVENLAHKKVSDYIPISHGNHNITVYPSGQKTNPILNTNVNIPENIILNVAITGTAPNISLFLIQEPSAAKNLGRPCIRLVNLSPDPSPIDIKLSDGTSIFTNVMYRDFTNYACIPTGNYTFTVTSSKDNNIELTIPNINLGNNYYTLYTIGKNKKTNSLEAVILKESGTHRNDLSR; from the coding sequence ATGTTTTATTGTCCATATGCTTGCACGATAAATAATTATTACAGGGAAGTACAGACGAATTCTTCAATCAGAATATTCAATGCGGCACAGGGTATATCTAATGTTGATATATATGCTAATGGAAATCTTATTGTAGAAAATCTCGCTCATAAAAAGGTTTCTGACTACATTCCCATATCACATGGAAATCATAACATTACAGTATATCCATCCGGTCAGAAAACAAATCCTATTTTAAATACTAATGTAAATATACCAGAAAATATTATACTCAATGTTGCCATAACCGGAACTGCACCTAATATTAGTTTATTCTTGATTCAAGAACCAAGTGCAGCCAAAAATCTTGGCAGACCATGTATACGTCTTGTGAATCTTTCTCCAGATCCATCTCCTATAGATATAAAATTATCAGATGGTACAAGTATATTTACAAATGTCATGTACAGAGATTTTACAAACTATGCTTGTATCCCAACAGGAAATTACACCTTCACAGTTACTTCATCTAAAGATAACAATATAGAATTGACTATTCCGAATATTAACCTAGGGAATAATTACTATACTTTATACACAATCGGTAAAAATAAAAAAACTAATTCTTTGGAAGCCGTAATTTTAAAAGAAAGCGGAACACACAGAAATGACCTGTCACGTTAG
- a CDS encoding 2-oxoacid:acceptor oxidoreductase family protein produces MVEIICAGFGGQGILTTGMMLINAGANIGQNVCWYPSYGSEMRGGTANCNVKISKGKIASPYCKEPDILFTMNSPAIDKFENILKQGGYLFVNSSIVDPDRKYRDNIKVVKIPTTELAAKVGNSKGSNIVMLGALIKATSIFKKEQFIEAMCKYFEDKGKSKYNPKNVEAFEAGYNAV; encoded by the coding sequence ATGGTTGAAATTATATGTGCGGGATTTGGAGGTCAGGGCATCTTGACTACAGGAATGATGCTTATTAATGCAGGTGCGAACATTGGACAGAATGTGTGCTGGTATCCGTCATATGGCTCAGAAATGAGGGGAGGAACAGCAAATTGCAATGTCAAAATCAGCAAGGGTAAAATTGCAAGTCCATACTGCAAAGAACCAGATATACTATTTACGATGAACAGTCCTGCAATTGATAAATTTGAGAATATTTTAAAACAAGGCGGATATCTTTTTGTAAATAGCTCTATTGTAGATCCAGACAGGAAATATAGAGATAATATCAAGGTGGTTAAAATTCCGACAACGGAGCTGGCAGCTAAGGTAGGCAATTCAAAAGGCTCAAATATAGTAATGCTGGGAGCATTAATAAAAGCTACAAGCATATTTAAGAAAGAGCAATTTATTGAAGCTATGTGTAAATATTTTGAGGACAAAGGTAAAAGTAAATATAATCCCAAAAATGTTGAAGCATTTGAAGCTGGATATAATGCAGTTTAA
- a CDS encoding MFS transporter has translation MSDKTQKYLSIITLGVSGGSIYLIPFIKYVFYDQQIAAMSMTNAQSGFLLSMYGIGNMILYIPGGILADKLSPRKCLLFSLLSTTALTIVYGFTMNYKIALVIWFLFSFTTVLVFWASLLKAVRMIGSEKEQGTMFGIYYAVNGLTGVGFNTLALWVSGWSKTTKGVMFNVVMVYALATAVAALLVFLFLKKDENVKVEISEDEKFHFKDVGHLIKNPYVWLFAVVVFCGYSLFSSTSYFTPYLTDVVGVSPTNSGVYSIIRNYLFMLLSPISGYIADKVFKSTSKWLTITLSVLVVLFLGVLLIPTSANATMVSIYTLLPGAFGLASYSIVFSLINETKIPAKVTGTVIGLASVIGYSPDLFMSVMFGNWLDRLKNKGYTLIFLYLAGTCVVAIVCAFLIRRHAIKISELVKDTEGV, from the coding sequence TTGAGTGATAAAACCCAAAAGTATTTATCCATAATAACATTAGGTGTAAGTGGAGGTTCAATTTATTTAATTCCATTTATCAAGTATGTATTCTATGACCAGCAAATTGCAGCAATGAGTATGACAAACGCACAATCAGGATTTTTGCTTAGCATGTATGGTATAGGTAATATGATCTTGTATATTCCTGGAGGAATTCTAGCTGATAAGTTATCACCTAGAAAATGCTTACTTTTTTCTCTTTTGAGTACTACTGCATTAACAATTGTATATGGCTTTACTATGAACTATAAGATAGCATTAGTTATCTGGTTCCTATTTTCATTTACTACAGTTTTGGTTTTTTGGGCATCACTGCTTAAGGCTGTAAGAATGATTGGTTCTGAAAAAGAACAGGGAACTATGTTTGGTATATATTACGCAGTAAATGGATTGACAGGAGTCGGCTTTAATACATTAGCTTTATGGGTTTCGGGGTGGTCAAAAACAACAAAAGGCGTCATGTTTAACGTAGTAATGGTTTATGCATTGGCAACTGCAGTTGCAGCTCTGCTGGTATTTCTGTTTCTTAAAAAAGACGAAAATGTTAAGGTCGAAATATCGGAAGACGAGAAATTTCACTTTAAAGATGTTGGCCATTTGATAAAAAATCCATATGTTTGGTTGTTTGCGGTAGTTGTTTTTTGTGGATACAGTTTATTCTCAAGTACTTCGTATTTTACGCCATATCTTACAGATGTTGTTGGCGTATCACCTACAAATTCAGGGGTATATTCGATTATAAGAAACTATCTGTTTATGCTATTATCTCCGATTTCAGGTTATATTGCGGATAAAGTATTTAAATCAACAAGTAAATGGCTAACAATTACACTCAGTGTACTTGTAGTGCTATTCTTGGGTGTATTACTGATTCCAACAAGTGCAAATGCTACAATGGTGAGCATATATACACTTTTGCCAGGTGCATTTGGTTTGGCTTCATACAGTATAGTATTTTCACTTATTAATGAAACTAAAATTCCAGCAAAAGTTACAGGAACTGTAATTGGATTAGCTTCTGTAATCGGTTATTCTCCAGATTTGTTTATGTCTGTAATGTTTGGAAATTGGCTTGATAGACTTAAAAATAAAGGATATACTCTTATATTTCTGTACCTAGCTGGGACTTGTGTAGTTGCTATAGTATGTGCATTCTTAATTAGACGCCATGCCATAAAAATCAGTGAATTGGTGAAAGATACTGAAGGTGTTTAG
- a CDS encoding acetate--CoA ligase family protein produces the protein MDLKKLLQPNTIAVIGASEKEGFGGDTCRNIIEYVKDLKNTFFINPKRDYVFNRPCYKSLSDVSVDIDMIVICTPKKTVEPLLIEASKKGCMGAVVFASGYSETGNEDGKKAEESLKKLCKKLNIALMGPNCAGFVNYINNVYPFAFISKKRDRKGNVGLISQSGQICLSLMETQDMRFSYIISAGNGNVITMEDYIDFLVEDKNTKVVSIYLEGVKEPKKFINSLKKAAVRRKPIVVLKAGRSEKGRKNAASHTGSLAGSDKTFDAIFKKYGVIRVDDIEELMATSNMFSIINKLPEKPTFASMNLSGGETGVCADTGYTYGVQFPDFTEETLIKLKEQLPSYASPNNPLDMTASLSYDAELYANALRTIMNDENIGTVLIGYTLLLEIADPAIYYMAEGIKKVVEEGNSKPIIMLPFLENTRNYEYTEKLRKIGVPILPPSMYAFKIVKHLADFIEYEYNDRTLKTALPEYNNLQKTKALSEIESKNLLRKYGMPVGDAYIVKDESEALDAAQKLGYPLVMKIESADILHKSDVGGVKLNINSEKEVLSTYHEILVNVSNHKPEAKINGILMEKMMPKGMEVIIGVNNDAQFGPMVLVGLGGVFVEIFKDVSLYPAPINKAEAEKMLKKLKSYKMLTGYRGGLHYDLEALKDMIVKISNFADKNKNVLSEVDINPLFVYPEGSGVKVADAVVIMKD, from the coding sequence ATGGATTTGAAAAAATTATTGCAGCCAAATACCATTGCGGTAATAGGAGCCAGTGAGAAGGAAGGATTTGGCGGAGACACCTGTAGAAATATAATTGAATATGTTAAGGATCTGAAAAATACTTTTTTTATAAACCCTAAAAGAGATTATGTGTTTAATAGACCTTGCTATAAGTCATTATCTGATGTATCTGTGGATATAGATATGATAGTGATATGTACACCTAAAAAAACGGTAGAACCGTTGCTGATTGAAGCTTCTAAAAAGGGATGCATGGGAGCAGTAGTATTTGCTAGTGGTTACTCGGAAACAGGAAATGAGGATGGCAAAAAAGCAGAAGAATCGTTGAAGAAACTATGTAAAAAATTAAATATAGCTTTAATGGGACCTAATTGTGCAGGTTTTGTAAATTATATAAATAATGTGTATCCATTTGCTTTTATTTCTAAGAAAAGAGATAGAAAAGGTAATGTGGGATTAATATCACAAAGTGGACAGATCTGTTTGTCATTGATGGAAACTCAGGATATGAGATTCTCGTATATAATATCAGCAGGAAACGGTAATGTTATAACAATGGAAGACTATATAGACTTTTTGGTTGAAGATAAAAACACAAAGGTTGTAAGTATATATTTAGAGGGAGTAAAAGAACCCAAAAAATTTATCAATTCTCTGAAAAAGGCTGCAGTCAGGAGAAAACCAATAGTAGTTTTAAAAGCTGGCAGATCTGAGAAGGGGAGAAAAAATGCAGCTTCTCATACTGGAAGCCTGGCAGGGTCTGATAAAACATTTGATGCTATATTTAAAAAATATGGAGTTATAAGGGTTGACGATATAGAAGAATTAATGGCAACATCAAACATGTTTTCAATAATTAATAAACTCCCTGAAAAACCAACATTTGCATCAATGAATTTATCAGGAGGAGAAACAGGAGTTTGCGCAGATACAGGATATACTTACGGAGTACAATTTCCGGATTTTACAGAGGAAACATTAATAAAATTAAAGGAACAGCTGCCATCCTATGCATCACCAAATAATCCTTTGGATATGACAGCATCATTGTCTTATGATGCGGAATTGTATGCAAATGCACTTAGAACCATAATGAATGATGAAAATATTGGAACGGTGCTCATAGGTTATACGTTATTGCTGGAAATAGCGGATCCTGCAATTTATTATATGGCAGAAGGAATAAAGAAAGTTGTTGAAGAGGGAAATAGCAAACCAATAATAATGCTTCCGTTTCTTGAAAATACCCGTAACTATGAGTATACAGAAAAACTTAGAAAAATTGGAGTACCAATATTGCCGCCATCAATGTATGCTTTTAAAATAGTTAAGCATCTAGCAGATTTTATCGAGTATGAATATAATGATAGAACTTTAAAAACTGCATTGCCTGAGTATAATAATTTGCAAAAAACAAAAGCATTGTCTGAAATAGAAAGCAAGAACTTATTAAGAAAATATGGAATGCCAGTAGGCGATGCATATATTGTTAAAGATGAAAGTGAAGCATTGGATGCCGCACAAAAATTGGGTTATCCACTTGTAATGAAAATTGAATCTGCAGATATATTGCACAAATCTGATGTTGGAGGAGTTAAATTAAACATAAATTCGGAGAAAGAAGTTTTAAGTACTTACCATGAAATTTTAGTTAATGTAAGTAACCATAAGCCGGAAGCTAAAATTAATGGAATATTAATGGAAAAAATGATGCCTAAAGGTATGGAAGTAATTATAGGAGTCAATAATGATGCTCAATTTGGTCCTATGGTTTTAGTTGGACTTGGTGGAGTATTTGTGGAAATTTTTAAAGATGTTTCATTGTATCCTGCTCCGATTAATAAGGCTGAAGCTGAAAAAATGTTAAAAAAATTAAAATCATATAAAATGTTAACAGGTTATAGAGGAGGACTGCACTATGATTTGGAAGCTTTGAAAGACATGATAGTTAAGATTTCTAACTTTGCAGATAAAAATAAGAATGTTTTATCGGAAGTAGACATTAATCCTCTATTTGTATATCCTGAAGGCTCTGGAGTAAAAGTTGCAGATGCGGTTGTTATAATGAAGGATTAG
- a CDS encoding 4Fe-4S binding protein produces MEKAKPNTQRCKGCYYCVKACPKEAISISKEFNSKGYAVIKVDEEKCVGCGVCYTVCPDYVFELA; encoded by the coding sequence ATGGAAAAAGCTAAACCTAATACCCAAAGATGTAAGGGCTGTTATTATTGTGTAAAAGCATGTCCTAAAGAAGCAATTTCAATTTCAAAAGAATTCAATTCAAAAGGCTATGCCGTGATAAAAGTGGATGAAGAGAAATGTGTAGGATGTGGTGTATGTTACACTGTATGTCCTGACTATGTTTTTGAGTTGGCATAA
- a CDS encoding thiamine pyrophosphate-dependent enzyme, with product MKIKAPESISFSETSFCPGCGHGIVARLIGEVAEEMGLTEKLLTVIDVACSSLNIDTWRFDTIMAAHGRPIPTATGVKAVRKKNPVLAYIGDGAAYSIGLSETIYGAIRNDNVMVIVINNGVYGMTGGQMSPTTLEGQKTTSSINGRNVVKTGKPFDIVNAIGKFDIAYLARGSVANAMDIRTTKKYIKKAFKKHMNNEGYCLVEILSPCPTNVDLGMLPQKCAERIDTVMSKYYKTGEYVDGGGK from the coding sequence ATGAAAATTAAAGCACCAGAATCTATTTCCTTTTCAGAAACCTCGTTTTGCCCTGGCTGTGGTCATGGTATAGTGGCGAGATTAATTGGAGAAGTTGCCGAAGAAATGGGACTTACAGAAAAGTTGCTTACTGTAATAGATGTAGCTTGTTCTTCTCTAAATATAGATACATGGAGATTTGATACAATAATGGCTGCACATGGAAGACCTATACCAACAGCCACAGGAGTTAAAGCAGTAAGAAAAAAAAATCCGGTTTTAGCCTATATTGGTGATGGAGCTGCTTATTCTATAGGGCTTAGTGAAACAATTTATGGAGCAATAAGAAATGACAATGTAATGGTAATTGTGATAAACAACGGAGTCTATGGAATGACTGGCGGACAAATGTCGCCAACTACTTTGGAAGGGCAGAAAACTACATCGTCTATAAATGGAAGAAATGTTGTTAAAACAGGTAAACCTTTTGACATAGTAAACGCAATTGGTAAATTTGACATAGCATATTTGGCACGAGGTTCAGTTGCCAATGCCATGGATATAAGAACAACTAAAAAATATATAAAAAAGGCATTTAAAAAGCATATGAATAATGAAGGATACTGTCTGGTAGAAATATTATCACCATGTCCAACAAATGTAGATTTAGGTATGCTTCCTCAAAAATGTGCTGAAAGGATAGATACTGTGATGTCTAAATATTATAAGACTGGTGAGTATGTTGATGGGGGTGGAAAATAA